One Candidatus Thorarchaeota archaeon genomic region harbors:
- a CDS encoding tetratricopeptide repeat protein — protein sequence MPPDERVTHFDYYRAARAHEKSGRYSEALESYARAIALSADYAHAWYYKAQLHLRLGQFDECIKCAERALALQPSWKEHITRLVADAKSKAAQ from the coding sequence TTGCCTCCCGACGAGAGAGTGACTCACTTCGATTACTATCGAGCGGCAAGAGCCCACGAGAAGAGTGGCCGCTACAGTGAGGCCCTTGAATCCTATGCAAGGGCTATAGCGCTCTCGGCAGACTACGCCCACGCTTGGTACTACAAGGCCCAGCTCCACCTGAGACTGGGTCAGTTCGATGAATGCATCAAATGCGCCGAGCGTGCTCTGGCCCTCCAGCCAAGCTGGAAAGAGCACATAACAAGACTGGTCGCCGACGCGAAGTCGAAGGCTGCCCAATAG
- a CDS encoding aminotransferase class I/II-fold pyridoxal phosphate-dependent enzyme: MKSIDLRSDTFTLPTDEMIQAIVDAHRSGRLGDDVAGEDEVVNELQEKAARILGKEAALLVTSGTQGNIVSLLAQARPGDEIVVEERSHTYVFEAGSMASLGGLYPKPVRGMRGYIEPKTLVSAISPDDPHYAKTSMVVIENTHNYAGGVIVRPEQVKALADVAHERGLRVHCDGARLFNAAVALEVPASRLVESVDSVQICLSKGLSAPVGSLVAGTEEFIREAHRWRKKLGGGMRQAGIIAAPGIVALEKMVARLKEDHANTKLLYEGLKRIPGLVMEPPETNILFVELSACGIDLPQLAARLKEKGILIYGEYGTRARFVLSRMVTHDDVLYVVDTIETILSRYA; encoded by the coding sequence ATGAAGAGTATTGACCTCAGAAGCGACACCTTCACGCTTCCCACCGACGAGATGATTCAGGCCATCGTAGACGCTCACAGGTCAGGTCGACTTGGCGACGATGTGGCAGGAGAAGACGAGGTCGTTAACGAGCTCCAAGAGAAGGCCGCCCGGATTCTAGGGAAAGAGGCAGCACTCCTCGTCACATCTGGCACACAGGGAAACATCGTATCGCTTCTGGCACAGGCAAGACCTGGCGATGAGATTGTGGTGGAGGAGAGGTCACACACCTACGTCTTCGAAGCCGGTTCGATGGCGTCTCTGGGAGGGCTATATCCAAAGCCCGTCAGAGGCATGAGAGGTTACATAGAACCCAAGACACTTGTTTCAGCCATCAGTCCAGATGATCCGCACTATGCCAAGACCTCGATGGTTGTGATTGAGAACACTCACAACTACGCGGGCGGTGTGATTGTCCGACCCGAGCAGGTGAAGGCACTTGCCGATGTTGCTCATGAGAGAGGACTACGCGTTCACTGTGATGGAGCACGGCTATTCAATGCCGCTGTCGCGCTCGAAGTACCTGCCAGCAGACTCGTGGAGTCTGTGGACTCGGTGCAGATATGCCTGAGCAAGGGACTCTCGGCACCTGTCGGTTCGCTGGTCGCAGGAACGGAGGAGTTCATTCGTGAGGCTCACAGATGGAGAAAGAAGCTGGGCGGAGGAATGAGACAGGCGGGAATAATCGCTGCGCCGGGCATAGTCGCACTTGAGAAGATGGTCGCAAGACTGAAAGAGGACCATGCGAACACCAAGTTGCTGTATGAGGGCTTGAAGAGGATTCCCGGACTTGTCATGGAACCCCCGGAGACAAACATACTATTCGTTGAACTAAGCGCGTGCGGTATCGACCTGCCCCAACTGGCGGCAAGACTCAAAGAGAAAGGTATTCTGATATACGGCGAGTATGGGACCCGAGCGCGATTCGTGCTCAGCAGGATGGTGACACATGATGACGTACTATATGTGGTGGACACCATCGAAACAATCCTGTCGCGCTATGCCTAG
- a CDS encoding methylmalonyl-CoA carboxyltransferase: MPSQKFDELKKRREKSLEAGGLDRIKKQHEAGKLTARERIDRLLDAGSFVEIDEFVVHRETAFGLDKKEILGDGVITGYGTIDGRKVFVFSQDFTVFGGSLSEMYGNKIVKIMEMAMSAGSPVIGLNDSGGARIQEGIKSLVSYCNIFRLNTHASGVIPQISAIIGPCAGGAVYSPAVTDFILMVKGTAHMFITGPEVIKTVTGEEVTFEELGGAMTHNSISGVAHFASENEEECFQQIRRLLSYMPSNNMEDPPRVQTGHSAEDVDMTIDEVVPDNPNVPYDMRDVVCKIVDNGEFFEVQEHWAKNMIIGFARMDGRSVGIVGNQPAHLAGTLDINASDKCARFVRFCDAFNIPVITFMDVPGYLPGTTQEYGGIIRHGAKILYAFAEATVPKITIITRKGYGGAFDVMSSRHIGADLVYAWPTAEIAVMGPDGAINIIFRKEIDEAKDKEKKRAELVEEYRRRFANPYVAAGLGYIDKVIFPHETRPLICKGLDMLAGKRQYRPPKKHGNIPL; the protein is encoded by the coding sequence ATGCCCAGTCAGAAGTTCGACGAATTGAAGAAGCGACGCGAGAAGTCCCTTGAGGCCGGAGGTCTCGATCGTATCAAGAAGCAGCACGAGGCTGGAAAGCTCACTGCTCGTGAGCGCATCGACCGCCTGCTTGACGCCGGTTCGTTCGTCGAGATTGATGAGTTTGTTGTCCATCGTGAGACGGCCTTTGGACTCGACAAGAAGGAGATACTCGGTGATGGCGTGATAACTGGTTATGGGACTATTGATGGCAGGAAGGTCTTCGTATTCAGTCAGGACTTCACTGTGTTCGGTGGCTCGCTGTCCGAGATGTATGGTAACAAGATTGTGAAGATAATGGAGATGGCCATGTCAGCTGGCTCACCGGTAATTGGTCTCAACGACAGCGGGGGTGCCAGAATCCAAGAGGGGATCAAGAGCCTAGTTTCCTATTGCAACATCTTTCGGCTCAATACGCATGCCAGTGGGGTCATACCCCAGATATCCGCAATCATCGGTCCGTGTGCTGGGGGTGCCGTCTACAGCCCTGCTGTCACAGACTTCATCCTCATGGTCAAGGGTACCGCGCACATGTTCATCACTGGACCGGAGGTCATCAAGACCGTCACTGGCGAGGAGGTCACGTTCGAGGAGCTTGGCGGTGCGATGACTCACAACTCGATCAGCGGTGTCGCGCATTTTGCAAGTGAGAACGAAGAGGAGTGCTTCCAGCAGATTCGCAGACTCCTGAGTTACATGCCCAGCAACAACATGGAGGATCCCCCCAGAGTTCAGACGGGTCATTCAGCTGAAGATGTCGACATGACAATCGATGAGGTAGTACCTGACAATCCAAATGTCCCGTATGACATGCGAGATGTCGTGTGCAAGATCGTCGACAATGGCGAGTTCTTTGAGGTGCAGGAACACTGGGCGAAGAACATGATAATTGGTTTCGCTCGTATGGATGGTCGATCTGTGGGCATCGTCGGGAATCAACCGGCACACCTTGCAGGTACGCTCGACATCAATGCGTCTGACAAGTGCGCCCGCTTTGTGAGATTCTGTGATGCATTCAACATCCCGGTCATAACTTTCATGGACGTGCCCGGCTATCTGCCCGGTACAACACAGGAATATGGCGGTATCATTCGACATGGTGCCAAGATACTGTATGCCTTTGCCGAGGCCACCGTCCCCAAGATCACCATAATCACACGAAAAGGGTATGGTGGCGCGTTCGATGTCATGTCGTCCAGACACATCGGAGCGGACCTGGTCTATGCATGGCCAACGGCTGAGATTGCCGTGATGGGGCCAGACGGGGCCATCAACATCATCTTCAGAAAGGAGATTGATGAGGCGAAGGACAAGGAGAAGAAACGGGCTGAACTCGTCGAGGAGTACCGTCGGAGGTTTGCCAACCCGTACGTTGCTGCAGGGCTGGGTTACATTGACAAAGTGATCTTCCCTCATGAGACGAGACCGCTCATATGCAAGGGTCTGGACATGTTGGCTGGCAAGCGACAGTATCGCCCCCCAAAGAAGCATGGTAACATCCCACTTTAG
- a CDS encoding MFS transporter, with the protein MKSQSKLGYADKIRLFRRDARLYIASGVFSAFSGGISGVIFNLYMLVALSEGGIEKEFLGFFLSLSMFATALVAVPAGLLTDRTSRKRVILAFNALSLIAVSIQYTTLDRVMLMLSQLALGLSGAFVQVAWTPYITDLSSDDERAHLFGVSGGMSLIGVLVGNLIGGFLPGFIRSVLALDWLLAYRYSLLLAIVPLVISSAMIIFMSSDRRTDLTVLPRRHIDLKNVTSWGFMVRYAATVSTVGLGAGMIVIYFNIFFSEYFHVSTEMIGVIFGINTVVLAAGNFASPALADRIGKVRTVVLTEGLSIPFLLMLGFVNELPVAVFAYVSRNVLMNMSGPVSTAFFMEGLTKRERATALGLVRAGDSLVRGVAAIIGGLLLAAGLYTLPYLLVSGLYVLAVLMFYTFFRNKEKSLMTLRSAKTVLDEDKTIEAT; encoded by the coding sequence ATGAAATCGCAGTCGAAACTTGGTTACGCAGACAAGATTCGGCTGTTTCGCAGAGATGCGAGGCTCTACATCGCGTCTGGCGTGTTCTCTGCCTTCTCAGGCGGAATCAGTGGCGTGATCTTCAATCTGTATATGCTTGTCGCCCTGAGCGAGGGCGGAATCGAGAAGGAGTTTCTTGGGTTCTTTCTTTCCCTGTCCATGTTTGCCACCGCTCTGGTCGCCGTTCCTGCTGGTCTACTGACGGACCGGACGAGCAGAAAGCGGGTCATCTTGGCGTTCAATGCACTCTCTCTGATTGCGGTATCAATACAGTACACAACACTTGACAGAGTCATGTTGATGCTATCGCAGCTCGCATTGGGGTTGTCAGGAGCTTTCGTACAGGTGGCATGGACACCCTACATCACTGACCTCTCATCCGACGATGAACGAGCACACCTATTTGGGGTCAGTGGTGGTATGTCGCTTATCGGAGTCCTCGTTGGGAATCTCATTGGTGGGTTCCTGCCTGGCTTCATACGGAGCGTGCTCGCTCTTGACTGGCTTCTGGCATATCGTTATTCCCTATTGCTCGCCATCGTACCATTGGTCATTTCGTCAGCGATGATTATCTTCATGTCCAGCGACAGGCGGACCGACTTGACAGTCCTGCCAAGACGTCATATCGACCTGAAGAATGTCACCAGCTGGGGATTCATGGTCCGTTATGCGGCCACCGTGTCCACTGTAGGCCTAGGTGCCGGGATGATTGTCATCTACTTCAACATCTTCTTCTCGGAGTACTTCCATGTGAGCACAGAGATGATAGGCGTCATATTCGGCATAAACACAGTCGTCCTTGCCGCTGGCAACTTTGCCTCTCCTGCCCTGGCAGATCGTATTGGCAAAGTGAGGACGGTAGTACTGACAGAGGGGCTGTCTATTCCATTCTTGCTCATGCTCGGATTCGTCAATGAGCTCCCGGTGGCAGTGTTCGCCTATGTGTCAAGGAATGTACTCATGAACATGTCCGGACCAGTGTCCACTGCATTCTTCATGGAAGGGCTCACGAAGCGAGAGCGTGCCACTGCCCTAGGTCTGGTCCGGGCCGGAGACTCACTCGTCCGCGGTGTTGCCGCAATAATCGGAGGGCTGCTACTCGCTGCAGGTCTGTACACGCTGCCCTACCTTCTCGTGTCCGGTCTCTATGTCCTCGCCGTACTCATGTTCTACACCTTCTTCCGCAACAAGGAGAAGTCGCTCATGACCCTAAGGAGTGCTAAGACCGTTCTCGATGAGGACAAGACGATAGAGGCCACCTGA
- a CDS encoding NAD(P)-dependent oxidoreductase — protein sequence MTTKEKVLLLGASGSMGYAAFIELWNRKRENGERQYDIVLLLRPSEKNRRMFTPYAVECGLDCLTQRVQEGHGLKIVWGDATVYEDILEAVRGVDSILCPMAFIAPAADHDPETSKAVNVTAIQYVVKAIHEVGGAEHIRLVYVGSVAETGDRLQSIHMGRVGDPLKPSIFDFYATCKIRGERAVIESGLKYWVSLRQTYIAVPDAMSLMDPIMFHQPIDTCIELNTVADAGRGLVNCLDVPRDSDFWRRVYNMGGGPSCRVVFIEYIERMMRLLGLGDYRKIMERKWFALRNFHCQFFEDSWILNEYIHNWRESIEDHYRQVMENRPLVVRLAAGLLRIPGLRVIVQRAARRRMEQMVRGPDGTLFWYESRNDRRISAFYGSYERYEQIGDWDDPDMPDLRPAWVRLSHGYDESKPRLEIEDLRSAAAFRGGALVSSEWSGDMYERLEWTCAVGHQFSGSPYLVLKAGHWCPNCLPPPWDYDEEAKRNPFFAQVWYPNHDRNERNYYPEDCYLDVLKCG from the coding sequence ATGACGACCAAGGAGAAGGTATTACTACTCGGTGCCTCCGGTTCTATGGGCTACGCCGCATTCATCGAGCTTTGGAACAGGAAGCGTGAGAACGGAGAGCGACAGTACGACATTGTCCTGCTTCTTCGTCCGTCTGAGAAGAATCGCAGGATGTTCACTCCATACGCAGTCGAGTGTGGACTCGACTGTCTCACCCAGAGAGTCCAAGAGGGTCACGGACTCAAGATTGTCTGGGGGGACGCGACTGTCTATGAGGACATTCTAGAAGCCGTCCGTGGTGTCGACTCCATTCTCTGCCCGATGGCGTTCATAGCTCCCGCCGCAGACCATGACCCTGAGACATCAAAGGCCGTGAACGTGACAGCGATACAGTACGTCGTAAAGGCAATCCACGAAGTTGGTGGCGCCGAACACATCCGGCTTGTCTACGTCGGGTCGGTCGCTGAGACCGGAGACCGGCTGCAGTCAATCCATATGGGCCGGGTTGGCGACCCACTCAAGCCATCCATTTTTGACTTCTATGCCACATGCAAGATTCGAGGAGAACGCGCAGTCATAGAGTCAGGTCTGAAGTACTGGGTCTCGTTGAGACAGACCTACATTGCAGTCCCTGACGCGATGAGCCTCATGGATCCAATAATGTTCCATCAGCCCATAGACACATGTATTGAGTTGAATACGGTGGCAGACGCAGGACGTGGTCTGGTGAACTGCCTAGACGTTCCCAGAGACTCGGACTTCTGGCGGCGTGTCTACAACATGGGGGGTGGCCCGTCATGTAGGGTGGTCTTCATTGAGTACATAGAACGCATGATGAGACTTCTCGGGCTCGGCGACTATCGCAAGATCATGGAACGAAAGTGGTTCGCTCTCCGAAACTTCCATTGCCAGTTCTTTGAAGACAGCTGGATTCTGAACGAGTACATCCACAACTGGAGGGAGAGCATTGAAGACCACTATCGCCAAGTGATGGAGAACAGGCCTTTGGTCGTCAGGCTCGCTGCAGGTCTGCTTCGGATTCCGGGCCTGCGAGTGATTGTCCAGAGAGCTGCCAGGCGAAGGATGGAGCAGATGGTACGCGGACCAGACGGTACTCTGTTCTGGTACGAGTCACGAAACGACCGGAGAATCTCAGCCTTCTATGGCTCCTATGAGAGATACGAGCAGATTGGCGACTGGGACGACCCCGACATGCCTGACCTGCGACCAGCATGGGTGCGGTTGAGTCACGGTTACGATGAATCAAAGCCCCGTCTGGAGATTGAAGACCTTCGAAGCGCAGCCGCATTTCGCGGTGGTGCGCTTGTCTCCAGTGAATGGAGTGGTGACATGTATGAGAGACTAGAGTGGACTTGTGCAGTCGGCCATCAGTTCTCTGGCAGTCCATATCTTGTGCTCAAGGCAGGCCACTGGTGTCCCAACTGCCTACCCCCTCCGTGGGACTACGATGAGGAGGCCAAGAGGAACCCCTTCTTTGCCCAAGTTTGGTACCCCAACCATGACCGCAACGAGAGGAACTACTATCCTGAGGACTGCTATCTTGACGTGTTGAAATGCGGCTAG
- the mce gene encoding methylmalonyl-CoA epimerase → MTVEKIDHVGIAVKSIEEALPYYRDVLGLEFDGVEVVSEQKVRVAFLRVGESRIELLEPMSPDSPISAFLDKRGPGIHHISVRVDDICKTLLSHQNAGRQLIDSSPRTGAHNTKIAFVHPKATSGVLLELSEKS, encoded by the coding sequence ATGACGGTTGAGAAGATTGACCATGTAGGCATTGCTGTGAAGAGCATTGAAGAGGCACTTCCATACTATCGCGACGTCCTCGGTCTGGAGTTCGACGGCGTAGAGGTCGTATCTGAACAAAAGGTCCGGGTTGCATTCCTTCGTGTTGGTGAGAGCAGGATAGAACTTCTGGAGCCCATGTCCCCGGACAGCCCCATCTCCGCCTTTCTTGACAAGCGCGGCCCTGGCATTCACCACATCTCGGTGAGAGTCGATGACATATGCAAAACGCTCTTGTCCCATCAGAATGCGGGCCGTCAGCTCATAGACTCATCACCCCGCACCGGCGCTCATAACACGAAGATTGCCTTTGTCCATCCCAAGGCCACATCTGGTGTTCTTCTCGAGCTGAGCGAGAAGTCATAG
- a CDS encoding thiolase domain-containing protein: MRPVRVIGVGMTPFGVLSQSILELAESAAIEAMADCAIASSTVDRLVVATQNPDEFTGVGHLSTLVADRIGLVPAGATRVETGPSAGSSAFEVGYAMVASGLVETVLVVGVEKMSSVERGVASRILAKMMSYESETRYGGTPASLAALIARRYMHDYGLTRDQLSLVPVKAHRNGARNPLAHFRKEVTVEQVNASKTVADPLTVYDCCPTSDGAAAIVLASEEKSRQLGCLDRAVQVVGLGHATDYHAVQHRSSLTSLSATVHAARAAFQMARIGPGDISVCELHDAFSILEIIDMEDVGLVERGKAIQHIVDGSTQVEGSIPVNPTGGLKARGHPTGATGVAQIRDVTLQLRNELPKGMQVDSPEYGLCHNIGGFGNNIVVSIFRRP; this comes from the coding sequence TTGAGACCCGTACGCGTGATTGGTGTGGGAATGACCCCTTTCGGTGTCCTCTCACAGTCCATACTTGAGCTCGCAGAGTCTGCTGCCATCGAGGCAATGGCAGACTGCGCTATCGCATCGTCCACGGTTGATCGACTCGTCGTGGCGACACAGAATCCCGATGAGTTCACCGGGGTGGGACACCTGTCAACCCTCGTTGCCGACCGGATTGGACTCGTTCCTGCAGGAGCCACTCGCGTCGAGACCGGCCCATCAGCTGGGTCCAGCGCCTTCGAAGTGGGTTACGCCATGGTTGCGTCGGGTCTGGTTGAGACGGTGCTCGTGGTCGGCGTGGAAAAGATGTCGAGTGTTGAGCGGGGGGTCGCATCGAGAATCCTTGCGAAGATGATGTCATACGAGAGTGAGACAAGGTATGGTGGCACTCCTGCCTCGTTGGCAGCGCTCATCGCACGACGGTATATGCATGACTACGGACTGACAAGGGACCAACTCTCGCTCGTTCCAGTGAAGGCCCACAGGAATGGTGCTCGGAATCCGTTGGCTCATTTTCGCAAGGAGGTGACTGTCGAACAGGTAAATGCCTCAAAGACTGTTGCAGACCCTCTCACCGTCTACGACTGTTGTCCAACGAGCGATGGGGCTGCTGCTATAGTCCTCGCTTCTGAAGAGAAGTCGCGTCAGCTGGGCTGTCTGGACCGAGCTGTGCAGGTCGTTGGACTGGGACATGCCACGGACTATCATGCAGTACAACACCGATCGAGTCTCACCTCCCTCTCTGCCACGGTTCATGCTGCACGAGCTGCATTCCAGATGGCTCGCATAGGCCCCGGTGATATCAGTGTATGTGAACTACATGATGCCTTCTCTATTCTCGAAATCATCGACATGGAGGACGTGGGTCTGGTGGAGCGCGGCAAGGCCATTCAACACATTGTCGATGGTTCCACTCAGGTTGAGGGGTCAATCCCCGTGAACCCTACAGGTGGTCTCAAGGCCAGAGGCCATCCAACTGGAGCCACTGGGGTTGCTCAGATACGTGATGTGACTCTGCAGCTGCGAAATGAGCTTCCCAAGGGCATGCAAGTTGACTCCCCCGAATACGGTCTCTGTCACAACATCGGCGGCTTCGGAAACAACATTGTGGTGTCCATATTCAGACGCCCGTAG
- a CDS encoding biotin--[acetyl-CoA-carboxylase] ligase: MQTLDEEAIAEAIHAQTLVPRVIVLESVSSTSDYLRDLVLRGADEGTYVLATMQTAGKGRRNRVWHSPVGGLYASVSIRPRVALEQSPLLGFLVACSTVAAVKRVTGVELQIKWPNDLVIDGLKIGGVLSELVTHRECVMAVIGVGLNVNTPLESLPAQQAPEATSLSVWTSAQTPLAALASAVFEEIDKRVCMVDRALSFDRVMDEWAHHCTTLGRRVRIEYGGDQIVGTAIGFRGDGALRVSTDTGALVSIEVGDVVHLRPVS, encoded by the coding sequence ATGCAGACCCTTGACGAGGAAGCCATTGCCGAGGCTATACACGCACAGACGCTAGTGCCCCGTGTCATTGTCCTAGAGTCCGTGAGTTCCACAAGCGACTACCTTAGGGACCTCGTATTGAGAGGGGCAGATGAAGGCACCTATGTTCTTGCTACTATGCAGACTGCCGGAAAGGGGCGTCGCAACCGTGTCTGGCATTCACCAGTCGGCGGGCTCTACGCTTCGGTGTCCATCAGACCGCGTGTGGCCCTTGAACAGAGTCCTCTCCTTGGATTCCTTGTCGCCTGCTCAACTGTTGCCGCGGTCAAGAGGGTGACCGGAGTCGAACTGCAAATCAAGTGGCCCAATGATCTCGTGATCGATGGGCTCAAGATCGGCGGGGTGCTATCGGAGCTTGTCACCCATAGAGAGTGTGTGATGGCAGTGATTGGAGTCGGTCTAAACGTCAACACGCCACTCGAGTCACTCCCGGCCCAGCAGGCTCCTGAGGCGACCTCTCTGTCCGTCTGGACTTCCGCTCAGACTCCACTTGCAGCTCTTGCCTCTGCTGTCTTCGAAGAGATCGACAAGCGTGTCTGTATGGTCGACAGGGCTCTGTCATTTGACCGTGTGATGGATGAGTGGGCCCACCACTGCACGACCCTCGGCCGCAGAGTTCGTATCGAGTACGGAGGGGACCAGATTGTCGGGACTGCTATTGGTTTTCGTGGCGACGGAGCGTTGAGAGTCAGTACTGACACAGGTGCTCTGGTCTCTATCGAGGTTGGTGATGTTGTCCATCTCAGGCCCGTGTCATGA
- a CDS encoding pyruvate carboxylase subunit B, which produces MARLRITDTTLRDAHQSLIATRMRTEHMLPICEKIDRVGYHSLEMWGGATFDSMMRFLDEDPWERVELLRDAMPHTKFQMLLRGGNLVGYRGYPDDVVEAFVAEAVKVGIDIFRVFDALNDERNMSAAMKSVKREGAHLQASISYTLSPVHTTDRYVEFAKTLAAMDADSICIKDMAGLISPQAAFDLVSRLKREVGLPVQLHSHYTSGMASMAYMRGAEAGVDVVDCAISALSMSTSQPATESIVEAMRGTPFDTGLDITLLAEIADYFRRVRRKYSQFEGNLQGVDPQVLVFQIPGGMLSNLDAQLREQGAQDRYDEVLAEVPRVRAELGYPPLVTPTSQIVGTQATLNVITGERYKIVPNEVKQYVRGFYGRPPGEIDPKIRKMILGDEKPLDVRAADLLEPEMPKAREALKLIPHLPRDEVSYALFPQYALDFLKRRAERKKLGRISLEQEVAIIIAALHVESQNVRSTGVRDEMGSMWGHAGRDELMAGRTEAQSTVNWSRAGRREIMRSRLQGGP; this is translated from the coding sequence ATGGCAAGGCTCCGAATCACTGACACCACTCTTCGCGACGCCCATCAGTCACTGATTGCGACCCGTATGCGGACAGAGCATATGCTGCCGATTTGTGAGAAGATTGACAGAGTCGGGTACCATTCCCTTGAGATGTGGGGAGGAGCAACCTTTGACTCGATGATGCGCTTTCTGGACGAAGACCCATGGGAACGCGTCGAGCTTCTACGCGATGCCATGCCGCACACCAAGTTTCAGATGCTTCTTCGCGGCGGCAATCTGGTTGGGTACAGGGGCTACCCTGATGATGTGGTCGAGGCCTTCGTGGCCGAGGCAGTGAAAGTGGGGATTGACATCTTCAGAGTCTTTGATGCTCTCAACGATGAACGAAACATGTCTGCAGCGATGAAGTCAGTGAAGCGAGAGGGCGCTCATCTACAGGCGAGCATCAGCTACACACTCTCACCTGTGCACACGACAGACCGCTATGTTGAGTTCGCAAAGACGCTCGCGGCCATGGACGCCGACTCGATCTGCATCAAGGACATGGCCGGTCTCATATCGCCTCAGGCCGCCTTCGATCTGGTATCACGCCTGAAGAGAGAGGTCGGCCTACCAGTGCAGCTGCACTCCCACTATACCAGCGGTATGGCTTCCATGGCTTACATGCGAGGAGCGGAAGCGGGTGTGGATGTCGTTGACTGTGCCATATCCGCCCTCTCCATGTCGACTTCTCAGCCAGCCACTGAGTCGATTGTGGAGGCCATGAGAGGGACTCCTTTTGACACTGGACTGGACATCACTCTGCTCGCCGAGATAGCGGACTACTTCAGAAGGGTCCGCCGCAAGTACTCTCAGTTTGAGGGCAACCTTCAGGGTGTTGACCCGCAAGTCCTTGTGTTTCAGATCCCGGGAGGGATGCTCTCCAATCTGGATGCACAGCTGAGAGAACAGGGTGCCCAAGACCGTTATGACGAGGTGCTTGCGGAGGTGCCACGGGTGAGAGCGGAACTCGGTTACCCACCGCTGGTCACCCCGACGAGCCAGATCGTTGGCACGCAGGCCACGCTTAATGTCATAACTGGCGAGCGGTACAAGATTGTGCCAAACGAAGTGAAGCAGTACGTTCGAGGCTTCTACGGTCGTCCCCCCGGCGAGATTGACCCCAAGATTAGGAAGATGATTCTCGGCGACGAGAAGCCACTGGATGTCCGTGCTGCGGACCTTCTTGAGCCCGAGATGCCAAAGGCCCGCGAAGCACTGAAACTGATTCCTCATTTGCCAAGGGACGAGGTATCATATGCCCTGTTCCCACAGTATGCGCTTGACTTCCTCAAGCGTCGGGCCGAACGCAAGAAGCTGGGGCGGATATCGCTGGAACAGGAGGTTGCAATCATAATTGCAGCTCTACATGTCGAGTCCCAAAACGTCCGGAGCACTGGTGTCCGTGACGAAATGGGTTCGATGTGGGGACATGCTGGCCGCGATGAGTTGATGGCAGGCCGGACTGAAGCTCAGAGCACTGTGAACTGGAGCAGGGCGGGGCGGAGAGAGATAATGCGGTCACGGTTACAAGGTGGTCCCTAA